One part of the Helicoverpa armigera isolate CAAS_96S chromosome 3, ASM3070526v1, whole genome shotgun sequence genome encodes these proteins:
- the LOC110377783 gene encoding glycosaminoglycan xylosylkinase homolog: MSMNCIFGFSLFLLLLVALNIYFFYILSTEHKPATFKLPIVKSDPIPPVIREINDFLNRLPSQYHNKNSKFLPVQKSLISSFNSSGTNSKSVWQTVENWADEESLFPYKDGAAGEILQAMRSSQIALADNAPKGTQLKLLLLLQGKQKLYFKPKRYNISDVIRGNIYAGYDRHNSEVFTYYLAMVLNYKWVAPSVIRRIHFNQDILAHATAGLKRTMVKNDKGLVCIYGKCYYCKVNETVCPDNKGEIQGAAILYLDKQFKVNKSPWRRSYNSMKMEWENDFDFCKKVSMLLSTKRILNLIDISIIDFLIQNGDRHRYEVYKNKIILLDNGKGLGNPMLDEIDILAPLYQCCMISSSTWQNLELVSGGSLTETIKLLASFQGEKLTTDDHYRAVERRLLKVYATVKYCVAKHGSAKVFKNIDGI, from the exons ATGTCGATGAACTGTATCTTTGGTTTTTCCCTATTCCTGCTGTTACTGGTGGCTctcaacatatattttttctacatcCTTAGCACTGAACACAAGCCTGCTACTTTCAAATTGCCTATAGTTAAATCAGACCCTATTCCACCAGTTATAAGAGAAATAAATGACTTCCTGAACCGTTTACCTAGTCAATATCATAACAAAAATTCCAAATTCCTACCGGTACAAAAAAGTTTAATCAGTTCATTTAATTCTTCTGGAACTAACTCAAAAAGTGTTTGGCAAACTGTTGAAAAT TGGGCAGATGAGGAGTCCTTGTTCCCATACAAGGATGGCGCAGCTGGTGAGATACTGCAAGCCATGCGCTCCTCACAGATAGCACTCGCAGATAATGCTCCAAAGGGGACGCAACTAAAGCTCTTACTTCTGCTGCAG ggAAAACAAAAGCTGTATTTCAAACCAAAGAGGTATAATATAAGTGATGTTATAAGAGGCAATATTTACGCAGGGTATGACCGCCACAACTCCGAGGTGTTCACATATTACCTAGCTATGGTTTTAAACTATAAATGGGTGGCTCCGTCTGTCATAAGAAGGATTCATTTCAATCAAGATATTTTAGCTCATGCTACTGCCGGATTGAAAAGGACTATGGTAAAAAATG ATAAAGGATTGGTGTGTATTTATGGCAAATGTTATTACTGCAAAGTAAATGAGACTGTATGCCCAGACAATAAGGGAGAAATTCAAGGAGCGGCCATATTGTACTTAGATAAACAGTTTAAAGTGAACAAATCACCATGGAGGCGATCATATAATAGCATGAAAATGGAATGggaaaatgattttgacttttgtAA aaaagtgTCAATGTTGCTTAGCACAAAACGAATACTCAATTTAATTGACATATCTATAATTGATTTTCTCATACAAAATGGAGATAGACATCGGTACGAggtgtacaaaaataaaattatcttgttGGATAATGGAAAAGGGCTAGGCAATCCTATGCTAGATGAAATCGACATTTTAGCTCCTCTCTATCAGTGTTGCAT GATATCATCCTCAACCTGGCAAAATTTGGAACTTGTATCTGGCGGGAGTTTAACAGAGACAATAAAATTGCTAGCTTCGTTTCAAGGAGAAAAGCTTACTACTGATGATCACTACAGAGCTGTAGAACGAAGACTGTTGAAAGTTTACGCTACTGTGAAGTATTGCGTAGCTAAACATGGCAGTGCCaaagtctttaaaaatatagatggaatatga